In Bos indicus isolate NIAB-ARS_2022 breed Sahiwal x Tharparkar chromosome 19, NIAB-ARS_B.indTharparkar_mat_pri_1.0, whole genome shotgun sequence, the following proteins share a genomic window:
- the LOC109574493 gene encoding keratin, type I cytoskeletal 25 gives MSLRLPSGSRRASPRPTTGSLRLSGGGASFGAGNACSMPGIGSSFSCAFGGSSSGGNALGGNPCAGFTVNEGGLLSGNEKVTMQNLNDRLASYLENVRALEEANADLEQKIKGWYEKFGPGSCRGLDHDYSRYFPIIEDLKNQIIASTTSNANAVLQIDNARLTADDFRLKYENELALHQSVESDVNGLRRVLDEITLCRTDLEIQYETLSEELTYLKKNHKEEMQVLQCAAGGNVNVEMNAAPGVDLTVLLNNMRAEYEALAEQNRRDAEAWFNEKSASLQQQITEDVGATTSARNELTEMKRNLQTLEIELQSLLATKHSLECSLTETEGNYCAQLAQIQAQIGALEEQLHQVRTETEGQKLEYEQLLDIKVHLEKEIETYCLLIGGDDGACKSGGYKSKDYGAGNVGNQMKDPVKAIVVKKVLEEVDQRSKILTPRLHSLEEKSQSN, from the exons ATGTCTCTTCGACTTCCCAGTGGATCCAGGAGGGCCAGTCCCCGTCCCACCACGGGCTCACTCAGGCTCTCCGGTGGGGGAGCCAGCTTTGGAGCTGGGAATGCTTGCAGCATGCCTGGAATTGGAAGCAGTTTCTCCTGTGCCTTCGGGGGCAGCTCATCAGGAGGAAACGCCTTGGGGGGCAATCCCTGTGCTGGCTTTACTGTGAATGAGGGGGGCCTCCTTTCTGGCAATGAGAAGGTGACCATGCAGAATCTCAATGACCGCCTCGCATCCTACCTGGAGAATGTTcgtgccctggaggaggccaaTGCTGACCTGGAGCAGAAGATCAAGGGCTGGTATGAGAAATTTGGGCCCGGATCTTGCCGTGGTCTTGATCATGACTATAGTAGATATTTCCCGATAATCGAGGATCTTAAAAACCAG ATCATTGCTTCCACCACCAGCAATGCCAATGCTGTTCTGCAGATCGATAATGCCAGGCTGACTGCTGATGATTTCAGACTCAA GTATGaaaatgagctggctcttcatcAGAGCGTAGAGAGCGATGTCAATGGGCTTCGCAGAGTTCTGGATGAAATCACCCTCTGCAGAACAGACCTGGAGATTCAGTATGAAACCCtgagtgaagagttgacttacctCAAAAAGAACCATAAAGAG gaaatgcaggttctgcAGTGCGCGGCCGGAGGCAACGTGAATGTGGAGATGAACGCAGCGCCCGGCGTGGACCTCACGGTTCTGCTGAACAACATGCGAGCCGAGTACGAAGCCCTGGCCGAGCAGAACCGCAGGGACGCTGAGGCTTGGTTCAACGAAAAG AGCGCTTCGCTGCAACAGCAGATCACTGAGGACGTGGGAGCCACCACCTCAGCCAGGAATGAGCTGACAGAGATGAAGCGCAACCTCCAAACACTAGAAATTGAACTTCAGTCTCTCCTAGCCACG AAACACTCCCTGGAGTGCTCCTTGACGGAGACGGAGGGCAACTACTGTGCACAGCTGGCCCAGATCCAGGCTCAGATCGGGGCCCTGGAGGAGCAGCTGCACCAAGTCAGGACGGAGACCGAGGGCCAGAAACTGGAGTATGAGCAGCTCCTGGACATCAAGGTCCACCTGGAAAAAGAAATCGAGACCTACTGTCTCCTCATTGGTGGAGATGATGG GGCTTGCAAGTCTGGAGGTTACAAGTCTAAAGACTATGGAGCTGGAAATGTGGGGAACCAAATGAAAG ATCCGGTCAAAGCCATTGTGGTTAAGAAAGTCCTTGAGGAGGTAGACCAGCGCAGCAAAATACTTACCCCCAGGCTCCACTCCCTGGAAGAGAAATCTCAAAGCAATTAA